The following coding sequences are from one Dermacentor silvarum isolate Dsil-2018 chromosome 4, BIME_Dsil_1.4, whole genome shotgun sequence window:
- the LOC119449855 gene encoding serine/arginine repetitive matrix protein 1-like isoform X3: MNSVMEDVSSTFALDPQEEMRLLKDKVRQLELQNKQLRRSQQHQRSLSPCKTADSEKNSKELKQSLNMSMSDEGNEKSSKESSLEDLGLIDVEFMSELDDETWLYEPPETGAGEATALTSERVTAEPGARESVAVNSNARLSLADKLDEITQLASTAQKLRQMLSCVKSNSGPNRTFDSRTFTRPRRRRPALDLEAMPTIAAVETGSARELPVQPTTSPGVMSPSKEAPSPSSPVPPVVPTQTLSRAPVNVHEIARLQEESLRLSSPISSPKRTSMVSARLNESRPEDSCSDDRHEVHQSRVQNSEGDARQRIRTPPLTLARTLESQSPSPGSSPYGSNSSLHQISQIPSKGATRRSLPNLSRVLNGLGTRNPSATGHQSKQQQPSLGHRNNLSQLPQPEITGRSALPMSARARSSSVAAGAPAPPSGPSSARTSQTGRRSLGVPQRVSHASPPSRMPPPARYMPAPPPAAPPAAAAVATTSGPQRSGLPRPSRIPPPRSQKRT, encoded by the exons ATGAACAGCGTGATGGAAGACGTGTCGTCGACGTTTGCGCTCGACCCCCAGGAAGAGATGCGGCTGCTCAAGGATAAGGTCCGGCAGCTGGAGCTGCAAAACAAGCAGCTCCGCCGGAGCCAACAGCACCAGAGGTCCTTGTCCCCGTGCAAAACAGCCGATTCCGAGAAGAACAGCAAGGAGCTGAAGCAGTCTCTCAACATGAGCATGTCGGACGAAGGCAACGAGAAGTCCTCCAAGGAGAGCTCGCTCGAGGACCTCGGCCTCATCGACGTCGAGTTTATGTCAGAGCTCGACGACGAGACCTG GCTGTACGAGCCGCCGGAGACGGGAGCCGGCGAGGCGACAGCTCTGACCAGCGAACGGGTGACCGCCGAGCCCGGTGCCAGGGAATCCGTCGCTGTCAACAGCAACGCTCGCCTGTCGCTAGCCGACAAGCTGGACGAAATCACGCAAT TGGCGTCAACTGCCCAAAAACTGCGACAGATGCTTTCTTGTGTTAAGAGCAATTCAG ggccAAACAGAACATTTGATTCACGCACATTCACGCGTCCCCGGCGGAGGCGACCAGCACTTGATCTGGAGGCAATGCCGACAATTGCTGCCGTGGAAACAGGATCAGCAAGGGAGTTGCCCGTTCAGCCAACGACTAGCCCAGGGGTCATGTCACCCAGCAAGGAGGCACCCTCACCAAGTAGCCCTGTGCCACCAGTAGTCCCGACACAGACGTTATCACGTGCACCTGTCAATGTTCACGAGATTGCTCGACTTCAGGAAGAGA GTTTAAGACTGAGCTCTCCCATATCTTCTCCGAAGCGAACATCCA TGGTTAGTGCTAGACTCAATGAATCAAGGCCTGAAGATTCCTGCTCGGATGACCGGCACGAAGTTCATCAAAGCAGAGTACAGAATTCGGAAG GGGATGCGAGGCAGCGAATCCGCACACCCCCTTTGACCTTGGCACGGACTTTGGAGAGCCAGAGCCCATCACCTGGAAGCAGTCCATATGGCTCGAACTCTTCCCTTCATCAAATATCTCAAATTCCAAGCAAAG GTGCAACGCGAAGGAGCCTGCCTAACTTGAGCAGGGTGCTGAACGGACTGGGCACACGCAATCCCAGCGCAACTGGCCACCAGTCCAAGCAACAGCAACCGTCGCTAGGCCATCGAAACAATCTTAGCCAGCTCCCTCAGCCCGAG ATCACAGGCCGCTCCGCATTGCCCATGTCAGCACGCGCCCGCTCGTCCTCTGTGGCAGCGGGTGCACCGGCACCCCCATCGGGGCCTTCCTCAGCCAGGACATCCCAAACGGGAAGGCGCTCTCTGGGCGTGCCACAGAGGGTGTCTCATGCATCACCCCCTTCTCGTATGCCACCACCTGCACGGTACATGCCTGCACCCCCTCCAGCTGCaccgccagcagcagcagctgtggcAACAACTTCCGGTCCACAAAGGTCAGGGCTGCCACGGCCTTCCCGGATCCCGCCACCACGTTCGCAGAAGAG AACGTAG
- the LOC119449855 gene encoding uncharacterized protein LOC119449855 isoform X2 produces MNSVMEDVSSTFALDPQEEMRLLKDKVRQLELQNKQLRRSQQHQRSLSPCKTADSEKNSKELKQSLNMSMSDEGNEKSSKESSLEDLGLIDVEFMSELDDETWLYEPPETGAGEATALTSERVTAEPGARESVAVNSNARLSLADKLDEITQWPNRTFDSRTFTRPRRRRPALDLEAMPTIAAVETGSARELPVQPTTSPGVMSPSKEAPSPSSPVPPVVPTQTLSRAPVNVHEIARLQEESLRLSSPISSPKRTSMVSARLNESRPEDSCSDDRHEVHQSRVQNSEGDARQRIRTPPLTLARTLESQSPSPGSSPYGSNSSLHQISQIPSKGATRRSLPNLSRVLNGLGTRNPSATGHQSKQQQPSLGHRNNLSQLPQPEITGRSALPMSARARSSSVAAGAPAPPSGPSSARTSQTGRRSLGVPQRVSHASPPSRMPPPARYMPAPPPAAPPAAAAVATTSGPQRSGLPRPSRIPPPRSQKRSGIPAFSRNAAMPSRFTEPDDDWSDGCY; encoded by the exons ATGAACAGCGTGATGGAAGACGTGTCGTCGACGTTTGCGCTCGACCCCCAGGAAGAGATGCGGCTGCTCAAGGATAAGGTCCGGCAGCTGGAGCTGCAAAACAAGCAGCTCCGCCGGAGCCAACAGCACCAGAGGTCCTTGTCCCCGTGCAAAACAGCCGATTCCGAGAAGAACAGCAAGGAGCTGAAGCAGTCTCTCAACATGAGCATGTCGGACGAAGGCAACGAGAAGTCCTCCAAGGAGAGCTCGCTCGAGGACCTCGGCCTCATCGACGTCGAGTTTATGTCAGAGCTCGACGACGAGACCTG GCTGTACGAGCCGCCGGAGACGGGAGCCGGCGAGGCGACAGCTCTGACCAGCGAACGGGTGACCGCCGAGCCCGGTGCCAGGGAATCCGTCGCTGTCAACAGCAACGCTCGCCTGTCGCTAGCCGACAAGCTGGACGAAATCACGCAAT ggccAAACAGAACATTTGATTCACGCACATTCACGCGTCCCCGGCGGAGGCGACCAGCACTTGATCTGGAGGCAATGCCGACAATTGCTGCCGTGGAAACAGGATCAGCAAGGGAGTTGCCCGTTCAGCCAACGACTAGCCCAGGGGTCATGTCACCCAGCAAGGAGGCACCCTCACCAAGTAGCCCTGTGCCACCAGTAGTCCCGACACAGACGTTATCACGTGCACCTGTCAATGTTCACGAGATTGCTCGACTTCAGGAAGAGA GTTTAAGACTGAGCTCTCCCATATCTTCTCCGAAGCGAACATCCA TGGTTAGTGCTAGACTCAATGAATCAAGGCCTGAAGATTCCTGCTCGGATGACCGGCACGAAGTTCATCAAAGCAGAGTACAGAATTCGGAAG GGGATGCGAGGCAGCGAATCCGCACACCCCCTTTGACCTTGGCACGGACTTTGGAGAGCCAGAGCCCATCACCTGGAAGCAGTCCATATGGCTCGAACTCTTCCCTTCATCAAATATCTCAAATTCCAAGCAAAG GTGCAACGCGAAGGAGCCTGCCTAACTTGAGCAGGGTGCTGAACGGACTGGGCACACGCAATCCCAGCGCAACTGGCCACCAGTCCAAGCAACAGCAACCGTCGCTAGGCCATCGAAACAATCTTAGCCAGCTCCCTCAGCCCGAG ATCACAGGCCGCTCCGCATTGCCCATGTCAGCACGCGCCCGCTCGTCCTCTGTGGCAGCGGGTGCACCGGCACCCCCATCGGGGCCTTCCTCAGCCAGGACATCCCAAACGGGAAGGCGCTCTCTGGGCGTGCCACAGAGGGTGTCTCATGCATCACCCCCTTCTCGTATGCCACCACCTGCACGGTACATGCCTGCACCCCCTCCAGCTGCaccgccagcagcagcagctgtggcAACAACTTCCGGTCCACAAAGGTCAGGGCTGCCACGGCCTTCCCGGATCCCGCCACCACGTTCGCAGAAGAG GTCTGGAATTCCTGCCTTCAGCAGGAATGCTGCAATGCCATCAAGGTTTACAGAACCGGATGACGACTGGAGTGACGGTTGTTACTGA
- the LOC119449855 gene encoding serine/arginine repetitive matrix protein 1-like isoform X1: MNSVMEDVSSTFALDPQEEMRLLKDKVRQLELQNKQLRRSQQHQRSLSPCKTADSEKNSKELKQSLNMSMSDEGNEKSSKESSLEDLGLIDVEFMSELDDETWLYEPPETGAGEATALTSERVTAEPGARESVAVNSNARLSLADKLDEITQLASTAQKLRQMLSCVKSNSGPNRTFDSRTFTRPRRRRPALDLEAMPTIAAVETGSARELPVQPTTSPGVMSPSKEAPSPSSPVPPVVPTQTLSRAPVNVHEIARLQEESLRLSSPISSPKRTSMVSARLNESRPEDSCSDDRHEVHQSRVQNSEGDARQRIRTPPLTLARTLESQSPSPGSSPYGSNSSLHQISQIPSKGATRRSLPNLSRVLNGLGTRNPSATGHQSKQQQPSLGHRNNLSQLPQPEITGRSALPMSARARSSSVAAGAPAPPSGPSSARTSQTGRRSLGVPQRVSHASPPSRMPPPARYMPAPPPAAPPAAAAVATTSGPQRSGLPRPSRIPPPRSQKRSGIPAFSRNAAMPSRFTEPDDDWSDGCY; this comes from the exons ATGAACAGCGTGATGGAAGACGTGTCGTCGACGTTTGCGCTCGACCCCCAGGAAGAGATGCGGCTGCTCAAGGATAAGGTCCGGCAGCTGGAGCTGCAAAACAAGCAGCTCCGCCGGAGCCAACAGCACCAGAGGTCCTTGTCCCCGTGCAAAACAGCCGATTCCGAGAAGAACAGCAAGGAGCTGAAGCAGTCTCTCAACATGAGCATGTCGGACGAAGGCAACGAGAAGTCCTCCAAGGAGAGCTCGCTCGAGGACCTCGGCCTCATCGACGTCGAGTTTATGTCAGAGCTCGACGACGAGACCTG GCTGTACGAGCCGCCGGAGACGGGAGCCGGCGAGGCGACAGCTCTGACCAGCGAACGGGTGACCGCCGAGCCCGGTGCCAGGGAATCCGTCGCTGTCAACAGCAACGCTCGCCTGTCGCTAGCCGACAAGCTGGACGAAATCACGCAAT TGGCGTCAACTGCCCAAAAACTGCGACAGATGCTTTCTTGTGTTAAGAGCAATTCAG ggccAAACAGAACATTTGATTCACGCACATTCACGCGTCCCCGGCGGAGGCGACCAGCACTTGATCTGGAGGCAATGCCGACAATTGCTGCCGTGGAAACAGGATCAGCAAGGGAGTTGCCCGTTCAGCCAACGACTAGCCCAGGGGTCATGTCACCCAGCAAGGAGGCACCCTCACCAAGTAGCCCTGTGCCACCAGTAGTCCCGACACAGACGTTATCACGTGCACCTGTCAATGTTCACGAGATTGCTCGACTTCAGGAAGAGA GTTTAAGACTGAGCTCTCCCATATCTTCTCCGAAGCGAACATCCA TGGTTAGTGCTAGACTCAATGAATCAAGGCCTGAAGATTCCTGCTCGGATGACCGGCACGAAGTTCATCAAAGCAGAGTACAGAATTCGGAAG GGGATGCGAGGCAGCGAATCCGCACACCCCCTTTGACCTTGGCACGGACTTTGGAGAGCCAGAGCCCATCACCTGGAAGCAGTCCATATGGCTCGAACTCTTCCCTTCATCAAATATCTCAAATTCCAAGCAAAG GTGCAACGCGAAGGAGCCTGCCTAACTTGAGCAGGGTGCTGAACGGACTGGGCACACGCAATCCCAGCGCAACTGGCCACCAGTCCAAGCAACAGCAACCGTCGCTAGGCCATCGAAACAATCTTAGCCAGCTCCCTCAGCCCGAG ATCACAGGCCGCTCCGCATTGCCCATGTCAGCACGCGCCCGCTCGTCCTCTGTGGCAGCGGGTGCACCGGCACCCCCATCGGGGCCTTCCTCAGCCAGGACATCCCAAACGGGAAGGCGCTCTCTGGGCGTGCCACAGAGGGTGTCTCATGCATCACCCCCTTCTCGTATGCCACCACCTGCACGGTACATGCCTGCACCCCCTCCAGCTGCaccgccagcagcagcagctgtggcAACAACTTCCGGTCCACAAAGGTCAGGGCTGCCACGGCCTTCCCGGATCCCGCCACCACGTTCGCAGAAGAG GTCTGGAATTCCTGCCTTCAGCAGGAATGCTGCAATGCCATCAAGGTTTACAGAACCGGATGACGACTGGAGTGACGGTTGTTACTGA